One genomic segment of Clostridium estertheticum subsp. estertheticum includes these proteins:
- a CDS encoding type II toxin-antitoxin system MqsA family antitoxin, whose amino-acid sequence MNCILCKSNLIKGIVNHIVDFDGHIIKGVPANICKQCGEYYLENNVELNLEKIIEDAKKSKAEIFVINYSEMAA is encoded by the coding sequence ATGAATTGTATTTTATGTAAATCTAATTTAATTAAAGGTATTGTTAATCATATTGTAGACTTTGATGGACATATAATTAAAGGTGTGCCAGCTAATATTTGTAAACAATGTGGTGAGTATTATTTAGAAAATAATGTAGAATTAAATCTTGAAAAAATAATTGAAGATGCAAAAAAGAGTAAAGCAGAAATATTTGTTATTAATTATTCTGAAATGGCAGCTTAG
- a CDS encoding DUF4258 domain-containing protein, with amino-acid sequence MIEYYESDYPFPSCLILGITDTHSGVHVVCAVGQNYV; translated from the coding sequence ATAATAGAATACTATGAAAGTGATTATCCCTTTCCAAGTTGTTTAATTTTAGGAATTACTGATACTCATAGTGGAGTTCATGTAGTATGTGCAGTAGGACAAAATTATGTATGA
- a CDS encoding DnaA ATPase domain-containing protein: MEKMIYELILEVKKLKNSINNIEEKLEEIEKGLHVKKGEQITTTIDSNRCSEWEKVKIVLKVQMKDVSYNTWIEPICVIKLDGVAIKLAVPSEFHKEIVKERYLKGIKSAILNVTGREYKIEISVIKILESKGEICSINTANKNKFIPCKVNSKYLFENMVVGKNNELAYKSALKVAKSPGEDMRLLYIYGEAGMGKTHLLNSINNYIVENSKHLKVINITIYKFINNMINSISNDKNDLFNSEFYNSDVLVFDDLQDIDGKERSQEEFKNILNTVLAMGKQVVLGSSKPSREIIINGEKLESVFEVSAAFQLTKPDLNTKIEILKSRISKEELLFIDDDTINVIAENVDTNVREMIGAYNKVVSYSKMVDKKIDRQELLSII; encoded by the coding sequence ATGGAAAAGATGATATATGAACTTATCTTAGAAGTTAAAAAGTTAAAAAATTCTATTAATAATATAGAAGAAAAATTGGAGGAAATAGAAAAGGGATTACATGTTAAGAAAGGTGAACAGATTACAACAACTATCGATTCAAATAGGTGCAGTGAATGGGAAAAAGTAAAGATTGTTTTAAAGGTACAAATGAAGGATGTTTCATACAATACTTGGATAGAACCTATCTGTGTTATTAAATTAGATGGAGTAGCTATTAAGCTAGCGGTACCATCGGAATTTCACAAAGAAATAGTAAAAGAGAGATATTTGAAGGGCATTAAAAGTGCTATTCTAAATGTAACGGGCAGAGAATATAAGATTGAAATTAGTGTAATTAAAATTTTAGAGAGTAAAGGTGAAATATGTTCTATAAATACTGCAAATAAGAATAAATTTATACCATGTAAAGTTAATTCTAAATATTTATTTGAAAATATGGTTGTAGGAAAAAATAATGAATTAGCTTATAAAAGTGCGCTGAAAGTTGCCAAATCGCCAGGTGAGGATATGAGACTTTTGTACATATATGGTGAAGCGGGAATGGGTAAAACACATTTATTAAATTCTATCAACAATTATATAGTAGAAAATAGTAAACACCTAAAGGTTATCAATATCACAATATATAAGTTTATTAATAATATGATAAATAGTATATCAAATGATAAAAATGATTTATTTAATAGTGAATTTTACAACTCAGATGTACTGGTTTTTGATGATCTACAAGATATAGATGGAAAAGAGAGAAGTCAAGAGGAGTTTAAGAATATTTTAAATACAGTTTTGGCTATGGGAAAACAAGTAGTTTTGGGATCATCAAAACCATCTCGCGAAATTATAATAAATGGAGAAAAGCTTGAATCTGTATTTGAGGTTAGTGCGGCATTTCAACTGACAAAACCAGATTTAAATACAAAAATTGAAATACTTAAAAGTAGAATAAGCAAGGAGGAGCTTTTATTCATAGATGATGATACTATAAATGTTATAGCTGAAAATGTTGATACAAATGTGAGGGAAATGATAGGGGCTTATAATAAGGTAGTATCTTATAGTAAGATGGTTGATAAAAAGATTGATAGGCAGGAATTATTAAGTATTATATAG
- a CDS encoding nucleotidyltransferase family protein: MFGLIDRDIEYIKDAISKFATIEKAIIFGSRSMGNYKKGSDVDIAIFGEQITSEVIFKLDDYLNETSPLPYFFDILHYEIISNDNLKKHIVDEGKILFERI; this comes from the coding sequence ATGTTTGGATTAATAGATAGGGATATTGAATACATTAAAGATGCAATATCAAAATTTGCAACTATAGAAAAGGCTATTATATTTGGAAGTAGATCGATGGGGAACTATAAGAAGGGCTCAGATGTTGATATAGCTATTTTTGGTGAACAGATTACAAGTGAGGTTATTTTTAAGCTAGATGATTACTTAAATGAAACCTCGCCCTTACCTTATTTTTTTGACATACTTCATTATGAGATTATATCAAATGATAATCTTAAGAAGCATATAGTTGATGAAGGAAAAATTCTATTCGAGAGAATATGA
- a CDS encoding nucleotidyltransferase substrate binding protein produces MDNLKDIRWKQRFENFNKAYKLMEKYSKQQITSELEKAGIIQFFEMTFELAWKVLKDYLEAEGYVVKSPREAIKQAFQIGLIDNGHVWIDALANRNLTTHTYDEMLADKMSKEIVELYFPELKKMHDRLSGEL; encoded by the coding sequence ATGGATAACTTAAAGGATATTAGATGGAAACAGAGATTCGAGAATTTTAATAAAGCATATAAGTTGATGGAGAAATATTCAAAACAACAAATAACTTCGGAACTAGAGAAAGCAGGTATAATTCAATTTTTTGAAATGACTTTTGAATTAGCATGGAAGGTACTAAAAGATTATTTAGAAGCTGAAGGATATGTTGTAAAGAGTCCAAGAGAAGCAATTAAGCAAGCATTTCAAATTGGGTTAATAGATAATGGCCATGTATGGATAGATGCATTAGCAAACAGGAATCTGACGACACATACTTATGATGAAATGTTAGCTGATAAAATGTCAAAAGAAATAGTGGAACTATATTTTCCAGAACTTAAAAAAATGCATGATCGATTATCGGGGGAATTATAG
- a CDS encoding manganese catalase family protein, with protein sequence MFKHEKQLLREVKVERPNPQYATLMQEQIGGANGELKAALQYLSQSFRVEDQTIKDLFLDIGSEELSHMEMVAQTINLLNGHDINYENVGVGEIQSHVLAGLAPVLINASGAPWTADYVTVTGDLVADLLSNIASEQRAKVVYEYLYRQIKDKYVRETIDFLLNREEAHNALFREALNKVKDTGSNKDFGITEDSRLYFDLSTPGKYFDAPNPTAPSFENPRK encoded by the coding sequence ATGTTTAAGCACGAAAAACAACTATTAAGAGAGGTAAAAGTAGAAAGACCTAATCCTCAATATGCAACATTAATGCAGGAACAAATAGGTGGGGCAAATGGAGAACTAAAAGCTGCTTTACAATACTTATCTCAGAGTTTTAGAGTAGAAGATCAAACTATCAAAGATTTATTTCTTGATATAGGTTCAGAAGAGTTAAGTCATATGGAAATGGTTGCACAAACTATAAATCTATTAAATGGACACGATATAAATTATGAAAATGTCGGCGTCGGTGAAATTCAAAGTCATGTACTGGCAGGATTAGCACCAGTTTTAATAAATGCATCGGGTGCTCCATGGACAGCAGATTATGTAACTGTTACAGGAGATTTAGTTGCAGACCTACTTTCTAACATAGCCTCTGAGCAAAGGGCGAAAGTTGTATATGAATACTTATATCGTCAAATAAAAGATAAATATGTGAGAGAAACAATAGATTTCTTATTAAACCGTGAAGAAGCACACAATGCTTTATTTAGAGAGGCTCTTAATAAGGTAAAGGATACAGGATCCAATAAGGACTTTGGTATAACTGAAGATTCTAGATTATACTTTGATTTATCAACACCAGGTAAGTATTTTGATGCACCTAATCCAACTGCACCAAGTTTTGAGAATCCAAGAAAATAA
- the cphA gene encoding cyanophycin synthetase: protein MKILNYRVFNGRNIYSHKKCIRINLDLEGYSEIPSKEIYGFNKKLVCMLPELNKHRCGIDEDRGFIKRLTEGTYLAHITEHIIIALHNMIGVDICYGKSREISGDNYYIIFQYEYEKTGIEAANIAVDFVNSLINNEDFELDIKLNRLKDILMGEKLGVSTFNICNEARKRGIPILKIGEGSMFQLGYGKYSKIIQATMGSNTSAISVGIAQDKMLTKHLLNMHFLPVADGMKVDSIIDAISCAVDIGYPVVLKPQFGNQGKGVIANIKHERQLSDAYELLSNDYENIIIEKHISGKDYRVCCVYGDIVAVSERIPPYIIGDGVSTIEKLIQDINEDSRRGEGHEKELTKIKIDKGLIEYLKQKKCTLNFILSEKEKLYLKDNANLSTGGFSIDCTDMICDENIEICKRTASAIGLDICGIDVRCVDISRPISEEGVILEVNAAPGIRMHHNPYMGETRNVAGHIVDKLFKDIPTNIPLIAVTGTNGKTTTTRLIAHILTVAGYTVGMTTTSGIYIDGKCVFKGDTTGPKSALAVLMNKNIDAAVLETARGGIIRGGLGYDLADVAVITNITDDHLGIDGINTIEELAKVKALVGEAVKKDGYVVINGDDKMSLSILPRIKGKLIIFSSDKDNKIMIENIKNGGLGIYVDGTSLIIQNNINFVKLIDIKNIGITFKGILKYNIQNAMAACAAAVGLGIGYDIIKQGLKTFYCNEEQNPGRFNTYLIDNVMVILDYGHNIDGYRCVLEGLKNIKHNKIIGIIGVPGDRSDTNILDVGKCAGKNFDYIYIKEDKDRRGRGKGKVADLLEEGALKSNFNIINIKKVLDEKEAFIEALSIAEPGDIVIVFFEEYEPLIEIIKSKIHKTEYETKLLAKN from the coding sequence ATGAAAATACTTAATTATAGGGTGTTTAATGGAAGAAATATATATTCTCATAAGAAGTGTATAAGAATTAACTTAGATTTAGAAGGATACAGTGAAATTCCTAGTAAAGAGATTTATGGCTTTAATAAAAAGTTAGTATGTATGTTACCTGAACTTAATAAGCATAGATGTGGAATAGATGAAGATAGAGGTTTTATTAAGAGACTTACAGAGGGAACTTATCTGGCACACATTACTGAACATATAATAATAGCACTTCATAATATGATTGGTGTTGATATATGTTATGGAAAATCTAGAGAAATATCTGGAGATAATTATTATATTATTTTTCAATACGAGTATGAGAAAACGGGCATAGAGGCTGCTAATATAGCAGTAGACTTTGTCAATTCATTAATTAATAACGAAGATTTTGAATTAGACATAAAATTAAATAGATTAAAGGATATATTAATGGGTGAGAAACTAGGAGTAAGTACATTTAATATTTGTAATGAGGCAAGAAAGAGAGGAATTCCCATATTGAAGATTGGTGAAGGAAGTATGTTCCAATTAGGTTATGGAAAGTACTCTAAAATTATACAAGCAACTATGGGAAGTAATACAAGTGCGATATCTGTAGGTATTGCACAAGATAAAATGCTAACTAAACACTTATTAAATATGCACTTTTTACCTGTAGCCGATGGCATGAAGGTAGATAGCATAATTGACGCAATCTCATGTGCAGTTGATATTGGTTACCCTGTGGTACTTAAACCTCAGTTTGGTAATCAAGGTAAGGGGGTTATTGCCAATATAAAACATGAGAGACAGTTATCGGATGCATATGAACTTCTAAGCAATGATTATGAGAATATAATAATAGAAAAGCATATAAGTGGAAAAGACTATAGAGTATGCTGTGTTTATGGAGATATTGTAGCGGTTTCAGAGAGAATTCCACCATATATTATAGGTGATGGCGTTAGTACTATTGAGAAGCTTATACAAGATATTAATGAGGATTCAAGGCGTGGAGAAGGTCATGAGAAGGAATTAACTAAGATCAAAATCGATAAAGGGCTTATAGAATATCTTAAACAAAAAAAATGTACATTAAATTTCATTCTTTCTGAAAAAGAAAAATTATATTTAAAAGATAATGCAAATTTATCAACGGGTGGTTTTTCAATAGATTGTACAGATATGATATGCGACGAGAATATCGAAATATGTAAACGAACCGCAAGTGCCATAGGACTTGATATTTGTGGAATAGATGTGCGGTGTGTTGACATTAGTAGACCTATAAGTGAAGAGGGGGTAATTTTAGAAGTAAACGCTGCACCTGGTATTAGAATGCATCACAATCCGTATATGGGTGAAACACGTAATGTTGCAGGCCATATAGTTGATAAGTTGTTTAAGGATATACCCACAAACATTCCATTAATAGCTGTAACAGGCACCAATGGAAAGACAACAACGACAAGACTCATTGCACACATATTAACAGTTGCAGGATACACTGTTGGAATGACCACGACTAGTGGAATATATATTGATGGAAAATGTGTATTTAAGGGTGATACTACAGGCCCTAAAAGTGCTTTAGCTGTACTTATGAATAAAAATATAGATGCAGCAGTCCTTGAAACTGCAAGAGGTGGAATAATAAGAGGAGGGCTAGGTTATGATCTTGCAGATGTTGCTGTTATTACAAATATAACTGATGACCACCTTGGAATAGATGGGATAAACACGATAGAAGAATTGGCAAAAGTTAAAGCTTTAGTTGGTGAAGCAGTTAAAAAAGATGGGTATGTTGTTATTAATGGAGATGACAAGATGAGTTTAAGTATTTTGCCTAGGATAAAAGGAAAGCTTATAATATTCTCTAGTGATAAGGACAATAAAATAATGATAGAGAACATTAAAAATGGTGGGTTGGGAATTTATGTAGATGGAACCAGTTTAATAATACAAAATAACATTAATTTTGTGAAGCTAATAGACATAAAAAATATAGGTATAACATTCAAAGGTATTCTAAAATATAACATCCAAAATGCTATGGCTGCTTGTGCGGCTGCAGTAGGTCTAGGAATTGGTTATGATATTATTAAGCAGGGATTAAAAACATTCTACTGTAATGAAGAGCAAAATCCAGGAAGGTTTAATACGTATTTAATAGATAATGTAATGGTAATTTTGGATTATGGTCATAATATTGATGGATATAGATGTGTATTAGAAGGGCTTAAGAATATAAAACACAATAAAATTATCGGAATTATTGGAGTACCAGGAGATAGGTCAGACACTAACATATTGGATGTTGGGAAATGTGCAGGAAAAAATTTTGACTATATTTATATAAAGGAAGATAAAGACAGAAGAGGTAGAGGTAAAGGTAAAGTAGCAGACCTTTTAGAAGAAGGAGCTTTAAAATCTAATTTTAATATCATAAATATAAAAAAAGTACTAGATGAAAAGGAAGCATTTATAGAGGCTTTAAGTATAGCGGAACCTGGAGATATTGTAATTGTATTTTTTGAAGAATATGAACCTCTCATAGAAATAATTAAAAGTAAAATTCACAAAACAGAGTATGAAACTAAGTTACTGGCCAAAAATTAA
- a CDS encoding cyanophycinase, whose translation MAINKQEGLIIIGGAEDKKGDKKILKEVCDHIEKESQLLVIVTVATELPVQVGNEYSDIFHDLGIINIKVLDVRNREDALKPENVELIEKASLVFFTGGDQLRITSILGGTQLYSTMKRKHLEECVFVGTSAGAAVMSDIMIVTGPDDESAKKCTLKMAPGLGLITGVLIDMHFAERGRVGRLLVGIAENPEILGIGIDEDTSIIINRDNILRVVGSGAVYIIDGGNISNTNVSEQYKENILSMFDIKMHVLKDGNKYNLTERKPLV comes from the coding sequence ATTGCCATTAATAAACAAGAAGGTTTAATTATAATCGGTGGAGCAGAAGATAAGAAGGGTGATAAAAAGATACTTAAAGAAGTATGCGACCATATTGAAAAGGAAAGTCAATTATTAGTTATTGTAACGGTAGCAACAGAACTACCTGTACAAGTGGGTAATGAGTATAGTGATATTTTTCATGATTTAGGTATTATAAATATTAAAGTACTTGATGTAAGGAATAGGGAAGATGCTTTGAAACCTGAAAATGTAGAATTAATTGAAAAAGCTTCATTGGTATTTTTTACTGGAGGGGATCAACTTAGAATAACAAGCATCCTTGGAGGAACTCAGCTATATAGCACTATGAAGCGTAAGCATTTAGAAGAATGTGTGTTTGTAGGTACTTCAGCTGGAGCAGCAGTAATGAGTGATATTATGATAGTAACTGGTCCAGATGATGAATCAGCAAAAAAATGTACACTTAAAATGGCTCCAGGACTTGGGTTAATTACTGGGGTTTTAATAGATATGCACTTTGCAGAAAGAGGAAGAGTGGGAAGGCTATTAGTTGGAATAGCTGAAAATCCGGAGATATTAGGAATTGGGATAGATGAAGATACTTCAATTATAATAAATAGAGATAATATTTTAAGAGTAGTAGGTTCTGGGGCAGTTTATATTATTGATGGAGGTAATATAAGCAATACAAATGTATCAGAACAGTATAAAGAAAATATATTGTCAATGTTTGATATTAAAATGCATGTATTAAAGGATGGGAATAAGTATAATCTAACAGAAAGAAAACCATTAGTTTAA